The DNA region ACGATGGAGTTGTTGGACGTGGGATTGCGGATGGAGACGCCGGTTTCGCTGCCGAGTCCTAGTTGCGCGAATACGGCGGCGACGGATGCGCCGGTGCCGCCGGAGGAGCCACCGGGGGTGAGTTCGGCGTTGTAGGGATTGAGCGTGCGGCCGAGGACGGTGCTCTGGTCGCCGGGTTTGGGGACCCCGAACCAGTCGTCCATGTTGACCTTGGCGAGGATGATGGCGCCGGCCTCGCGGAGGCGTTTCACGACGGTGGCGTCGAGCGTGGGCTGGGAGTTTTTGAGCGGAAGAAAGCCGGCGGAGGTCGGCATGTCCTTCGTGTCGTAGAGGTCTTTGAGGACGACGGGAACGCCGTGTAGCGGAGAGCGCGGGCCTTTGGTCTTGCGCTCGGCATCGAGGGCGCGGGCGGTGGCGAGCGCCTCGGTGTTAAGCGTGATGACGGCGTTTATTTTTGGGCCGGCCTTGTCGTAGGCCTCGATGCGGGCGAGGTAGAGCTGCGTGAGTTTTTCGCTGGTGAGGGCGCCGGATTCGAAAGCCGCGTTGATGTCGGCGACGGTGGCGGTTGAGAGATCGAACTGCGCTGCGCGTAACTGCAGTTGAGGGAGAAGCCAGAGGCCAGATGCCAGGAGGCAGAAGCGGAAGGAACGAAGCATGGCTCAGTACTGGTCGAAGATGCGTTTGATCTCGGCGAGGTCGGTGGTCTTGGTGAGCGCGAGCTGGAGGAGGATGCGGGCTTTCTCGGGCGGGAGATTATCGCCGGGGACGACTTTGGCCTCGGTGCGGCGGGGAGTTTCCTGGACGCGGCCGCCGCGGGTGCGGGCGGTGGCGACGATGATGACGCCTTTTTCCTGGGCGCGTTTGATAGCGTCCTCGGTCGTGCGCGGGACGGAGCCGGCACCGGTGCCGTCGACGACAATGCCTTTGACGCCGTTGGCGACCATGGCGTCGACGATGTAGCCGGGGGTGCCGTTGTAGCCGTAGACGATTTCGACGTCGGGGAGCGCGGCGGGGAGCTTCGCGATGTTGAACTCGGACTTGAAGGTGTGGAGGCGGGTGGGCTCGGCGTAGAATTTCACGATATCGGGATCGGCCACGCCGATGACGCCGAGGTCGATGCCCTGAAAGGTGTGGACGCGGTAGGCGCTGGTCTTGGTGACGTCGCGGATGGGAAACACGTTTTGATTCATGGCGTGGAGAACGCCTTTGCCGGTGGCGGCCTGGGTGGCGGCGACGCGGACGGCGTTGACCATGTTGAGGGGGCCATCGCCGCTCATGCCGGTCCAGGGACGCTGGGCGCCGACCATGACGACGGGCTTCTTGATATTCACGACGAGACTGAAGAAGTAGCCGGTCTCGACCATGGTGTTAGTGCCATGAGTGACGACGATGCCGTCGACGGAATCGTCGGTGGCCAGTTCCTGGATACGCTTGGCGACCTTGAGCCAGTGAGCCTCATCGATCTCGGCGTTTTCCGGCGGGCGGACATCTTCCGGCGTCACGCGGGCGAAGAGAGCGAGTTCAGGAAGAGCGGTGACCCAGTCTTCCGGGCTGAGGCGGGGAGCGCCGTAGTTGGTGACGTTGAGGCGTTCCTTGGCGGTGCCGGAGATGGTGCCGCCGAGGGAGAGGAGGCGGATGCGCGGGAGCGAGGAGGCGAGGCCGGGCGGTGTGATGGGCGGGATTTCCTGCGCGGATGCGCAGGGAACGAGCAGTGACGAAGAGCTGAGAACGAGTGACGTGGCGAGAAGGACGGTGGAAATTTTCATGAGGGATGGGCCGGGGGTGATGACGTTACCGGGGTCTCAGTATTCGTTGAAGATGCGCTGGAGCTGGCGCGGATCGGAGGTCTTGGTGAGCGCGAGACGCAGGAGGATGCGGGCTTTTTGAGCGTTCAGGTTGTCGGCGGTGATGATGCCGCGACCGGCACCGCGTTCGCTGAGGGTGACGCGACCGGCTCCCTTGCGGTCGCTTTGGACGATGACGACGCCTTCGGCCTGAGCGGCGGAGAAAGCGCGGGCGTAGGACGGGGAGCTGTCGGCGAAGACGATGCCTTTGGCGCCGGCCTTCGTGAGGGCGAAGATGGGCGCGGAGCTGGCTTCTTGATAACCGTAGACGATGTCGACCTGAGGGAGTGTCTCGATCTTGGATACGTCGAACTCGCTGGTGACGGTGTGGCGGACGAGCGGGTTGCGGTAGAAGACGACGCGGTCGGAGTCGACGAAGCCGAGCGGCCCGAGTTCGCGGGCGACGAAGGTCTCGACGTGGTAGGTATGGTTCTTGGTGACGAAGCGGGCTGAGTGGATGGTGTCGTTGAGGACGACCATCACGCCTTTGCCGGCGGCATCGGGCGTGGCGGCGGTGCGGACGGCGTTGTAGAGATTGTACGGGCCGTCGCGGCTGATGGCGGTGAACGGGCGCATGGCGCCGACCACGACGACGGGCTTGGCGGAGTTGACGGTGAGCTGGAGGAAGTAGGCGGTTTCCTCGAGCGTGCCGGTGCCGTGCGTGACGACGGCGCCCGCGACATCGGGACGGGCGAGCGTGGCGTTGATGGATTTGGCGAGTTTCAGGAGGAGCTCTGTGGTGACGCCGCCGGAGCCGATGTTGCTGATCTCGGTGACCTCGACTTTGGCGAGAGTTTTGAGCTCGGGGAGATCGGTGAGGAGTTCGTCCGGTGTGACGCGACCGTCATTATACTCGGAAAGGGTCAGGCGATGTTTGCCTTTGCTTTGAATGGTGCCGCCGGTGGTGAAGAGAGCGACGGTAGGAAGTTCGGCCGCGGTGGAAACAGCCACCGCGGCGAACGACCAACATCCGACGAACAACAACGACCGTCGGAAAAGGGAGAGCGCACGCGCCGCGCGAGCGACGTGGGCGAGCGAGAGCGAAGTGAGGGAGAAGGTCATGATTCAGTAGGAGAAGGATTCGCCGGGGAGGGCGGGTGTGGTGGGGGGAAGTTTGCGGACGCCTTTCGCGACGGCTTCGTAGCCGGAGGCGATCTTGATGAGCGTGGGTTCGCTCCAGGGGCGGCCGAGGATTTCGAGGCCGACGGGATTGCCGTCGGGCGTGAAGCCCATCGGCACGACCAGCGCGGGCAGGCCAGTGAGCGGGCTGAGCTGGATCGTGTCGCTGTAAACGGTTTCGGAGGGACGCGGACCGATGAGCATCGGACGGCGCAGGCGGTGCGGGTAGATGAGCGCGTCGAGCTGGTACTTATCCATCAGCGCGATGGCGGCGGCGCGGAGGGCGGCTTTGCCTTCGAGCGTGGCGCGGTACTCGGGGTCGCGGTTGAGATCGGGTGCGTTGGCAATAGCGGCTTTGACGCCGGGTCGCATGGGGACGCCCTCGTGGCCGAGCATGAGCTCGCTAGAGTTTTTATACGGATACTCCGGGCCCTGGCGTGCGAGGTAGAGATCGACGGCGGTGATGCGCTCGAAGCGGCTGGGGAGACTGTTGGAAACGAGGTAGGATTTTAGACTAAAACCGAAAGTCAGACCATCGACGACCTTTGCGCCATTGGCGGGGAAAACGGCGAGGGCTTTTTGGGTGAGTTCGAGAACCTCGGGCTCTGAGGGGCCGAACTCCCAGGCGTCTTTGAGGATGCCGACGCGGGCACCGCGCAGGCCGTTTTTGTCGATGAAGGACGTGTAGGATTTCTCGGGCATCTGGCCGAGGCTTTGGGCGGTCCAGAGATCGAAGGAGTCGAAGCCAGCGATGACATCGAGGGTGGCGGCGAGATCGTATACGGAGCGGGCCATGGGGCCGCCGCGTTCGCCGGTGACGTAGCTCCACATCTGGCCGTCGCGGGAGATGAGGCCGGAGGTGGAGGCGAGGCCGTAGAGATTGCCGTCGCTTGTGGGAGTACGTATCGAGAAACCAGTTTCACTGCCGAGGCCGATCGTTCCCATGACGGAGGCGAGTGCGGCGGAGGTGCCGGATGAGGACCAGCCGGGCGTGCGCTTGAGGTCGTAGGGATTGAGGGTGTTGCCGCCCATCGTGCTGGCGGCGACCGTTTCGGGAGCGGCGTACCAGTCGGACTGGTTGTTTTTCCCGAGGATAACGACGCCGGCTTCGCGGAGTTTTTTGACGATAAAGGCGTCCTTCGAAGGCTTCACACCTTTGAGCGGGAGGTAGCCCCCGGTGGTGGGCATGTCGAAGGTGTCGAAGACGTCTTTGACGACGGCGACGGTGCCGTGGAGGGGACCGCGCGGGCCTTTGGTTTTGCGCTCGGCGTCGAGGGCGCGGGCCTCGGCGATGGCGTTGGGGTTGACGTAGAGGAAGGATTTTATCGTCGGGCCCTTCTGATCGTAGGCGTCTATGCGGGCGAGGTAGAGCTGGACGAGTTTTTCGGAGGTGAGTACACCGCTGGACATGGCGGCCTGGATGTCGGCGGCGGTGGCGGTGGTCAGGTTGAAATCGGCTGCGCTGGCCTGCGGAATGACCAATGACCATTGACCGATGACCAATGCCAGAAACGCGGCGCGGGTGTGGCGGCGAAAAATAGAACCTAGGGAACTCATGGGACTGATGGGATTTATATCGGAGGCGCGCACCAGAGGTGCGGCCCTACAAGGATCAGTAGGTGATGGATTCGCCGGGGAGGGCGGGGGTGCTTGGCGGGAGTTTGCGGAGGTCTTTGGCGGAGGCTTCGTAGCCGGAGGCGATTTTAATGAGCGTGGGTTCGCTCCAGGGGCGGCCGAGGATTTCGAGGCCGACGGGATTGCCGTCGGGGGTGAAGCCCATCGGGACGATCATCGCGGGCAAACCGGTGAGGGGGCTCATCTGATTGGCCGTGTATTTGCGTTCTGGATCGCCGCGCGGGCCGAGAGGGAGAGGCTTGCTCAACTTGTGCGGGTAGATGAGCGCATCGAGTTCGTACTTGTCCATGAGTGCGATGACGGCGGCGCGGAGGGCGGCTTTGCCGGCGAGAGTGGCGCGGTACTCGGGGTCGCGGTTGAGGTCGGGCAGGTCCTCGATGTTTTCTTTGTCGGCCGGACGGCCCGGGACGTTGGGGACGCCGTGATCGAGGAGGAGCTGGCGGGCATTTTTGAACGGATACTCCGGACCCTGGCGGGCGAGGTAGTGATTGATCGCGTGGATGCGCTCGTACCGGCTCGGGAGGGAATTTCCTTCCAGGTACTGCGGCAGATCGATGCCGAGTGCGACGGGGTCGATGACCTTGGCACCGTTCTGGCCGAAGACGGCGATGGCTTTTTTCGCCATGGCGACGACGTCGGGGTCATGCGCGGGGGAGTGGAAATCCCAGCCTTCTTTGAGCACGCCTACGCGGGCGCCTTTGAGGCCGTTTTTGTCGATGAAGGAGACGTAGGATTCGAGGGGCATTTTGCCGAGGCTTTGGGCGGTCCAGAGATCGAAGGCGTCGAAACCGGCGATGACATCGAGCGAAGCGGCGAGATCGTAGACGGAGCGGGTCATGGGGCCGCCGCGTTCGCCGGTGATGTAGCTCCACATCTGTCCATCGCGAGAGATGAGGCCGGAGGTGGTGGAGAGGCCGTAGAGATTGCTGTCGGACGTGGGGGTGCGTATCGAGAAACCGGTTTCACTGCCGAGGCCGATGGTGCCGAAGACGGCGGCCATGCCTGCGCCGGTGCCGGCGCTAGACCAGCCGGGGATGCGTTTGAGGTCGTAAGGGTTGAGCGTGTTCCCGCCGAGAGTGCTGGCGGCGGTGTTGGCGGGCTGGCCGTACCAGTCGGACTGATTGAGTTTGGCGAGGATGACGCAGCCGGCTTCGCGGAGTTTTTTGATGATGAAGGCGTCCTTGGACGGCTTCACGCCTTTGAGCGGGACGAAGCCGCCGGTGGTGGGCATGTCGGCGGTGTCGAAGACGTCTTTCGCGATGACGACGACGCCGTGGAGGGGGCCGCGCGGGCCTTTGGTTTTGCGCTCGGCGTCGAGGGCTCGAGCCTCGGCGAGGGCGTTGGGGTTGAGGAAGAGTACGGAGGCGATCTTCGGACCTTTGGCGTCGTAGGCTTCGATGCGATTGATGTAGAGCTGCGTTAGCTTTTCCGAGGTGAGCGCGCCGGAATTCATGGCGGCCTGGATGTCGGCGATGGTGGCGGTAGAGAGGTTGAACTCGGCGGCGCGAAGCTGCAGCTGAGGAAGAAGACAGAGGCCAGATGCCAGAAGGCAGAGACGGAGCGAGCGACTGGAGATGAGACTGATAGGACGCATGGAGGATGCTCAGTAGGTGAAGGTTTCGCCGGGGAGGGCGGGAGTGGTGGAGGGAGCGACGAGGTGTTTCGTCGCCTGTTCGTAGGCGTAGGCGTAGCCGAGGAGTTTGGGCTCGGAGAAGGCGGGGCCGAAGAAGGAGATGGTCACGGGCATCTTGTTGTCGGCGGTAAGACCAGCTGGGACGATGACGTCGGGAAACTGGGTGACGTTGGCGATGCTGGTGAGGGAGGGCGGGCCGACGCGGTCCACGATCTCAGGGGTCTTCGGGTCGATGAGCTCGGGCTGGCGGGAGCGGGTGGGATAGACGAGGGCGTCGAGCTGTTTGTCTTCCATAAGACCGAGGACGGCGTCGCGGACCGCGATCATGCCGTGGTTTTTCGCGGAGGTGTATGTGAGCGATGTGATGGGCGGGCCTTCGCTCATGCGTTTGAAGCGGGTGAAGACGCTTGGGTGCGGGAGGAATTTTCCGGTGGGCGCGGTGAGGGCGAGGCCCTTGGCGGCGAGCTCGGCCTGGGTTTTGGGGAAGCCGGGGCGGAGACCGCCGAGGTAAGCGGCGTAGTTTTCGCGGACTTCGGACATGCGGATGGGCTCCATGACGGCCGCGCGATTTTGGAGGGCGATGGCGGGGAAGTTGACCGGATCGACGAGGATTGCGCCCTGGGCTTTGAGCTCGGCGAGGGCGGACTCGAAGACCTTGTCCACCTCGGGGTCGGTGCCGGCGTAGTCGCGGATGACGCCGAGGCGGACGCCTTTGAGCGCATCCTTTTTCAAGAACTGGGTGTAGTCTTTATAAAAGAGACCGGCGCTACGGCTGGTGAGCGGGTCGGCGGGGTCGATGCCGGTCATGAAGCCGAGCGAGAGGGCGAGGTCGTACACGGTGCGGGCCATGGGGCCGCCTGTATCGAACGTCAGGATGCATGGCATGATGCCGGAGCGGGAGAGCAGGCCGTTGGTGGGTTTGAGTCCGACGATGCCGTTGGCGGAGGAAGGGCCGCGGATGGAGCC from Nibricoccus aquaticus includes:
- a CDS encoding asparaginase, giving the protein MKISTVLLATSLVLSSSSLLVPCASAQEIPPITPPGLASSLPRIRLLSLGGTISGTAKERLNVTNYGAPRLSPEDWVTALPELALFARVTPEDVRPPENAEIDEAHWLKVAKRIQELATDDSVDGIVVTHGTNTMVETGYFFSLVVNIKKPVVMVGAQRPWTGMSGDGPLNMVNAVRVAATQAATGKGVLHAMNQNVFPIRDVTKTSAYRVHTFQGIDLGVIGVADPDIVKFYAEPTRLHTFKSEFNIAKLPAALPDVEIVYGYNGTPGYIVDAMVANGVKGIVVDGTGAGSVPRTTEDAIKRAQEKGVIIVATARTRGGRVQETPRRTEAKVVPGDNLPPEKARILLQLALTKTTDLAEIKRIFDQY
- a CDS encoding type II asparaginase encodes the protein MTFSLTSLSLAHVARAARALSLFRRSLLFVGCWSFAAVAVSTAAELPTVALFTTGGTIQSKGKHRLTLSEYNDGRVTPDELLTDLPELKTLAKVEVTEISNIGSGGVTTELLLKLAKSINATLARPDVAGAVVTHGTGTLEETAYFLQLTVNSAKPVVVVGAMRPFTAISRDGPYNLYNAVRTAATPDAAGKGVMVVLNDTIHSARFVTKNHTYHVETFVARELGPLGFVDSDRVVFYRNPLVRHTVTSEFDVSKIETLPQVDIVYGYQEASSAPIFALTKAGAKGIVFADSSPSYARAFSAAQAEGVVIVQSDRKGAGRVTLSERGAGRGIITADNLNAQKARILLRLALTKTSDPRQLQRIFNEY
- a CDS encoding amidase family protein, encoding MSSLGSIFRRHTRAAFLALVIGQWSLVIPQASAADFNLTTATAADIQAAMSSGVLTSEKLVQLYLARIDAYDQKGPTIKSFLYVNPNAIAEARALDAERKTKGPRGPLHGTVAVVKDVFDTFDMPTTGGYLPLKGVKPSKDAFIVKKLREAGVVILGKNNQSDWYAAPETVAASTMGGNTLNPYDLKRTPGWSSSGTSAALASVMGTIGLGSETGFSIRTPTSDGNLYGLASTSGLISRDGQMWSYVTGERGGPMARSVYDLAATLDVIAGFDSFDLWTAQSLGQMPEKSYTSFIDKNGLRGARVGILKDAWEFGPSEPEVLELTQKALAVFPANGAKVVDGLTFGFSLKSYLVSNSLPSRFERITAVDLYLARQGPEYPYKNSSELMLGHEGVPMRPGVKAAIANAPDLNRDPEYRATLEGKAALRAAAIALMDKYQLDALIYPHRLRRPMLIGPRPSETVYSDTIQLSPLTGLPALVVPMGFTPDGNPVGLEILGRPWSEPTLIKIASGYEAVAKGVRKLPPTTPALPGESFSY
- a CDS encoding amidase family protein codes for the protein MRPISLISSRSLRLCLLASGLCLLPQLQLRAAEFNLSTATIADIQAAMNSGALTSEKLTQLYINRIEAYDAKGPKIASVLFLNPNALAEARALDAERKTKGPRGPLHGVVVIAKDVFDTADMPTTGGFVPLKGVKPSKDAFIIKKLREAGCVILAKLNQSDWYGQPANTAASTLGGNTLNPYDLKRIPGWSSAGTGAGMAAVFGTIGLGSETGFSIRTPTSDSNLYGLSTTSGLISRDGQMWSYITGERGGPMTRSVYDLAASLDVIAGFDAFDLWTAQSLGKMPLESYVSFIDKNGLKGARVGVLKEGWDFHSPAHDPDVVAMAKKAIAVFGQNGAKVIDPVALGIDLPQYLEGNSLPSRYERIHAINHYLARQGPEYPFKNARQLLLDHGVPNVPGRPADKENIEDLPDLNRDPEYRATLAGKAALRAAVIALMDKYELDALIYPHKLSKPLPLGPRGDPERKYTANQMSPLTGLPAMIVPMGFTPDGNPVGLEILGRPWSEPTLIKIASGYEASAKDLRKLPPSTPALPGESITY
- a CDS encoding amidase family protein encodes the protein MRLKLFVTALAASLLAASTHARTFTLETASIPDIQEAVASGALTYEKLITLYLARIEAYDHKGPKLNTVITLNPRALDEARALDAERKAKGPRGPLHGIPVLVKDNYDTFDLPTTGGTFLLDGSIPYKDAPMIKSLRDAGAIMLAKVNMDEFAHGGIGFSSRGGQTLNPHDPRRHPAGSSGATGAGLAAWFAPLGLGSDTGGSIRGPSSANGIVGLKPTNGLLSRSGIMPCILTFDTGGPMARTVYDLALSLGFMTGIDPADPLTSRSAGLFYKDYTQFLKKDALKGVRLGVIRDYAGTDPEVDKVFESALAELKAQGAILVDPVNFPAIALQNRAAVMEPIRMSEVRENYAAYLGGLRPGFPKTQAELAAKGLALTAPTGKFLPHPSVFTRFKRMSEGPPITSLTYTSAKNHGMIAVRDAVLGLMEDKQLDALVYPTRSRQPELIDPKTPEIVDRVGPPSLTSIANVTQFPDVIVPAGLTADNKMPVTISFFGPAFSEPKLLGYAYAYEQATKHLVAPSTTPALPGETFTY